Proteins from one Panthera leo isolate Ple1 chromosome D1, P.leo_Ple1_pat1.1, whole genome shotgun sequence genomic window:
- the LOC122201374 gene encoding keratin, ultra high-sulfur matrix protein-like gives MGCCGCSGGCGSGCGGCGSSCCVPVCCCKPVCCCKPVCCCKPVCCCVPACACSSGSSCGGSKGGCGSCGGSKGGCGSCGGSKGGCGSCGGSQSNCCKPVCCCVPACPCSSCGSCGGSKGGCGSCGGSKGGCGSCGGSQSSCCKPVCCCVPACPCSSCGSCGGSKGGCGSCGGSKGGCGSCGGSQSSCCKPVCCCVPACPCSSCGSCGGSKGGCGSCGGSKGSCGSCGGSKGGCGSCGGSKGGCGSCGSCGSCGCCQSSCGSSCTQCSCCVPICCQCKV, from the coding sequence ATGGGCTGCTGTGgctgttctggaggctgtggCTCCGGCTGTGGGGGCTGCGGCTCCAGCTGCTGTGTGCCCGTGTGCTGCTGCAAGCCTGTGTGCTGCTGCAAGCCCGTGTGCTGCTGCAAGCCCGtgtgctgctgtgtgccagcctgtGCCTGTTCCAGCGGCAGCtcgtgtgggggctccaagggaggctgtggctcctgtgggggctccaaggggggctgtggctcctgtgggggctccaaggggggctgtggctcctgtgggggcTCCCAGTCCAACTGCTGCAAGCCCGtgtgctgctgtgtgccagcctgtCCCTGCTCTAGCTGTGGCtcgtgtgggggctccaaggggggctgtggctcctgtgggggctccaaggggggctgtggctcctgtgggggcTCCCAGTCCAGCTGCTGCAAGCCCGtgtgctgctgtgtgccagcctgtCCCTGTTCCAGCTGTGGCtcgtgtgggggctccaaggggggctgtggctcgtgtgggggctccaaggggggctgtggtTCCTGTGGGGGCTCCCAGTCCAGCTGCTGCAAGCCCGtgtgctgctgtgtgccagcctgtCCCTGTTCCAGCTGTGGCtcgtgtgggggctccaaggggggctgtggctcctgtgggggctccaaggggagttgtggctcctgtgggggctccaaggggggctgtggctcgtgtgggggctccaaggggggctgtggctcctgtggctcCTGTGGCTCCTGTGGCTGCTGCCAGTCCAGCTGTGGGTCATCCTGCACCCAGTGCAGCTGCTGTGTCCCCATCTGCTGCCAGTGCAAGGTCTGA